gatatcttgtaattttgtataagtgaaatagagtcaagtggcagatagactcccgacggatgatctacaagactcccgacggatgatcaacaaagctcctcACTAATAATCATCAAgactcctgacggatgacaaatatagtcccgacggatgatcaaattcaaaatagttattgacagtgacaacactgtcacatgcgttgggtgtttgcaaaaggaatgtggcagcctgttaagcagaaTTTTGAGAACAaggaagcattaccatttccatgcaattgtgaagatattcaaagatgttggaatagagtagtgaagcagcatggagttagactatatatgttttgttttattatcttctcttattgtcatgtaaacttggtgatatataaaccaagtgtagaaaGTAGAATTATTATCCAAGAAAATACATTTtccagagaaacatatcaagctgtattctgtaagaatttctctgtagtttgtttgttcaacttttggagcagctgtgagcttttcaaagcttcacagagttctcaaactgatatatatatatatatatggtggatacattcaaatccaccagaaagttttaaaacctgtgttttattacttagtgttttgatttcatttatctttttattccgcactactgcaaatcaaacactattatatgtattaagttagaactgttttaaaatctcgaaaagaagccagaattaaattcaaccccccttctgtaattcttgttgtattgttagggaataacagctATCATTGATTCTTGAACCTTGATATTGAATTCTTGTACCATACCCGTTATTTATTCTTGAGAAACCCTATTGTTGTTCCctgtgaacctgttattgatattctttctttcaaaggtttttcaaatgaattcctgatggattggattgaggcgtaagagactagtgggactagaccagccatataagagactagcggggctagtccaatttcaggctgaaattatgccataggtaccttaaagaccatatggggtcggtacgggctgatcacccgtattattaaTATGAATTcaaagttaaagtagtccaatcaagggttctatatcatttaataaagagaaattgaattccttattcaacaaatgattctttgaataatgaaaTGGTTTAAAATGATTTGTGATGAGTTGATTGAGATATTGTTTGATATTCAGTTTTGAGAACCCTGAATCTATTCTGATAATgatatcaatcatataattgctTTCTAGAGTTAGATATATTCTTTCTTTCCTGGAGAGAGATCCAAAtgttgatttgtgatgaatgtcggctttcgccCTATATTGAGCCTTGATTCCTGAAAGCCTaaacctttcttcataaccctttcatagcccaaagacagaaatctgccacctagagactttaaagtagaatgccttaaaAGCAATAATGGTGTATTGTGGATATTGTATCGTAGAACtgtcatatagttacttgctgagttttatactcatatgttttgctttgttctaaccatgacagttaagtaAGAGGATGGCCatacttaggcgcactgctcgtaagagcgtacctggtggcccctaccgtgttgtaggcttccagatgccagagaaggtagtacaggttatgtgtgagcaagcgcttagtcggaaagtgtgtaaagatacaatggtttatctgtcggttccaagtcggaatcgattgtgtaaattaaatattattttgggttgtaatttatatattatggttggtagttgtaatatTGTCTCAAACTTTATCATGTTTGATCCTGTTAATAGTTAATCGGTGTTTATGGGTATTTAATGATAGTTTAATgttgtgtgggtcctcatttcttaaccccgagattgagggcgtcataACACATACGAAACTCGGACAGTGCCTCCACTGTTCCGGCCGGGTGTAACTCTGATATCATTTATAACATCCAACCCCACCATTCAATGCATACTCGACCTAAGAACCCATCATAACTCAATCCGAAAAAGCTGAAAACTTGATACACATTAATTATTTACTTGTATCAATAAAGGTTCTGAATACTTTTTTCTTTTTGATTTGGTATGTTACATGACACCTTTGGAAATATAAGAGGGTTAAAATATAACTTCAGAGTCATTTTATTGATTTTTTtatccttaaatttaaatttatttcttgttatattattaatattatgtttaaatttttagtttaatttttttgttataaaattgttttattaGCTTTTTACAATAAATTATGCATCATTTTAACTAtaccaatattcaacttataTTATTTGATTTATTTACTCGAAATTAGAAATGGCTTCAACAATCCTATATTTGTTTAATATACTTGAAATAGTAATGCTAGAGgtaaaaaaaattgcaaaaaaatGTTACAAATTGACGTGTCAGTATGAAATAATTTAATTGGTGCTATTAGTGTGAATGCATGAGTCCATTTACATCTAACCAATAAAAATCTGACACGTGTAATTTTATACCCCTAGTATTTTCCTATTtgaaataattttgtaattaaataattttaaattagattGAGTATGTAACCTAATAATCGATCCCTAACCGAGGTTCCATTAATATAATGCAAAATTTCTTTAGTGGACACTATACATTTTAATTGTATTATATAAGTGTGTGTTGTCTTATTCATGCAAGTATATGTTAAATCAACTATACATTTTGATccaaattttttatatatatatattgtcatAATTAACTTAACtatatatattaatttgattATACATGTgaatttatctaattatttaattcataattaatatgTAGCCAAAAACTCAAATTGATATCGGTTAATCTATATATTGTCATAATTTTAACTTAACTATATATATTAATATGCATGTGAATATGATAGATGATGCAATTTGTTATttagtataatataatatttgCATCATGACATATTTAatgtaattaatatatgtgtATTATAAAAGATATTGATATAAGTCATTTATAATATTTTGTGTATCTACTTCTTTTTCGAGGATACGTTCTCCATTGtggttaaatttgaaaaaaaatcgTTACAAATATGATTTTAAGGTACTTGTATAAACAATTGTTTTGccttaataaataaattaaaagagTAGACGGGATTTAATAGAATGTAGGTTACATGCAATTATTAATAATGAATTATATTTTTGTTCAAAGTGAATGTCTAGTATAAGTGGTTGAAAGTCTCACTTTTGACTTCGAGGTGTTGAGTTTGTCTCCCAACACCAACTAATATTTTTCTTGTTATAAAATACTGGTTATAGTAACAATAAAAGAGCACAATAAAAGAACTACTAAAAAACTACTATATTTTTATCGGAGAGAGCTGAGGAGGAGAAAGAGCAGAGAAATGCTCGGGATGTCTATTGCTTCTTATTGAATGTGGCTATTTATAGCCAAAGGAGGGAACAAGTACATTAAATGAATTGCAAGTTTTCTAATCCTACATGTAACTTTACTATTTAACCTTTGAATATAACAATTAATTCATAACACTCCCCTTTGATTGTTATTATATAGTGGATCATAgactgcctcgttaaaaccttgccAAAAAAAACTTGGTGGGATAAAAATTTGacaaaggaaaaagagtacaatcTCCTCTTGAAAAACTAATCATTCTCTGAAGTTTTGTTGTAACAAATCCTTAAGTCGCCGCATTCCAATGTTATGTCGTAACTTCCCAAATGTTGAATTCGGTAATGATTTCGTGAATAAATCAGCAAGGTTGTCACATGACCGAATTTGTTGTACATCAATTTCACCATTCTTTTGAAGCtcatgagtgtagaagaattttggtgaaATGTGCTTCGTCCTGTCCcctttgatatatccttccttGAGTTGATCAATGCATGCAGTGTTGTCCTCAAACATGACAGTAGGACTTCTTGTGATGTCTGGCAATCCACATGATTCTTGAATATTCTTGATGATAGACCGCAACCAAATATATTCTCTACTGGCTTCATGAATTGCAATGAGTTTAGAGTGATTTGTTGATGTTTCCACTGTAGTTTGCTtcgtggattttcaggaaatggcTGCACCGTAATATGTAAATACATATCCAGTTTGTGATTCGccaaaatgaggatctgacaaGTATCCAGCGTCTCCATATCCGATCAACTGAGATGTTGAGTTTTTCGGAAAGAATAATCCAAAGTCTGTTATTCCACGAAGATAATGAAATATATGTTTAATCCCATTCCAATGTCTGTCCATCGGAGCAGAGCTAAATCTAGCCAATAAATTCACAGCAAATGCAATATCTGGCCTTGTATTATTTGCAAGATACATAAGTGCACCAATTACACCTAGATATGGGATTTCAGGACCAAGAACCTCTTCATCATCTTCTCGTGGTCGAAATGGATCTTTATCTAGCTCTAAAGATCTAACCACCATTGGAGTAGTCAATGGATgagatttatccatgtaaaatctgttcaaaaccttttctgtatatgtagattggtggaggaaaattcccgatgacaagtgctcgacttgtataccaagacaatattttgtccttccaagatctttcatttcaaactctgtCTTTAGGTATATGGCAGCTTCATCAACCTCTGTAGCTGTTCCTACAAGgtttaaatcatccacatatacagcaataatcacaaaaccagattgtgatttttttgatgaaaacACATGGAGAAATTTGGTTACTAATATACCCATTCTTTTGTAAATAACAACTAAGTCTGTTATACCACATACGATCAGATTGTTTAAGTCTATACAATGATCGTTGAATTTTAATGGAGTATTTATGACGAAGTTTCTTGAACTCATCTACTTTTAACCCTTCTGGGATTTTGATAAAAAATTCACTATCAAGTGAACCATACAGGTATGCAGTATCGACGTCCATAAGACGTGTTTCCAATTTTTCTTTAGATGACATACCTAATATAAAATGAAAAGTAATTCCATCCATCACTGGCGAGTATGTCTCTTGATAATCAATGCCAGACCTTTGAGAAAACCCCTGTGCTACAAGTCAGGCTttatatatgataatttcattcttttcatttcattttcttatgaatacccatttattTCCAATAGGGCTCACATTGATTGGTGTTTGGACAACAGGTCCAAATACTTCTCTTTTACACAATGAATTTAATTCTGTTTGGATTGCGTCTTTTCATTTTGGCCAGTCTTTTCTTCGACGGCAttcatccacactttgtggttcaggatcagaatttatgtcTACATCCAATGCTGCGGAATATACAAATACATCATCGATTATGGCTTTATTTCGATCCCATAATTTTATatcatgcacataatttattgaaatttcatgattgtttaatccCGTATCTTGGGGGACTGAAATCTTTTCAGGAGATAATACCACTTTAGGGGTATTTGCTTCTTCTGGAGCATGTGCCACTTCAGGggcaattttctttatttttctttttcgtgGTGTAACATCTTTTGCACCGACCGGTCTACCACGCTTCAGGCGTGGCTTTGATTCTTTAACCAATTCTTTTGTATCCGATTTTTGAATTGGTATTTCTATTCTAGCTGGAGTATTTACTGCAGGTATTTGAGATTTACTTATATTTCTAGAATCGTTAAATGCGTCAGGCATTTGGTTTGCgatattttgcatatgaataattcttttaacttcaagttcgCATTGACCGGTACGTGAATCTAGAAAATATAATCCTGATGCATTCCATGTTATGTCGGGATTAACCTTGTTTGAATGTTTAGCTCCCCCTAAAGGAGGAAACATAGACTCGTCAAAATGACAATCTGCATATCTTGCGGTAAATAAGTCTCCGGTTAGAGGCTCcagatatctaattatagatgtggaatcAAAACCAACGTAAATACCTATTCTTCTTTGAGCTCCCATCTTCGATTTTTGTGGTGGAGCAATCGGCACATATACAGCACTTCCGAAAATtttgaagtgagaaatattaggaacttgaccaagtaccagttgtagcggagaatgttggttgtaggaagttggtctaatcctaataatattagcagcatgaagtattgcgtgaccccaaatagatgtaggtaattttgctttcaacaacagcggtcttgcaataagttggagtcttttgataaaagactcggctaacccattttgtgtatgtacatgaggaactggatgttcaactgagattcctacagacatgcaatagtcgacaaaagttgcagatgtgaattcgccggcattatctaaacgaattgacttaatgcaatgatctgggaattgagctcgtaatttgattatttgggcAAGTAGTTTTGCAAAAGTATCATTACGAGTTGAGAGAAGACaaacatgagaccatctagttgaggaatcgattaataccatgaagtacctaaatgggccagaTGATGGGTGTATAGGTCCACATATGTCCCCTTGGATCCTTTCTAAAAAAATTGGGCTTTCAAGCTTAACTTTAGTAGGGGATGGTCGAGTAATCAATTTTTCTAAAGAACATGCTGAACATGGAAGGTCATTGTTGGAAagaactttaaaatctttaagAGGATGACCAGTAGAATTCTCTATAATACGACGCATCATAGAGACGCCAGGATGACCTAATCTTTCATGCCAAAGTGTAAAAGATTTTGGATCTATGAGTTTGGAAGCAACGACATTGTGTGACTGAATAGTTCTAATTTTCATTATATATAATCCTGAGGAAAGTGAGTGaaacttttctaagattttcttgttgctaggattagcggaagtaataagaagatattctctatcagcctcagaggtagtttcgatgtgaaaattgttgagtcggatatctttaaaactaagaagatttctagTAGACTTACTAGAATATAATGCATTTGAAATGTGTATGTGGGTACCGTTAGGTAGGACGAAACTAGTTTTTCCAAAACCTTCGATTATATTAGATACGCCGAAAATCGTTCCGACTTGAGCTTTGGTTTTGGTTATTTGGGTAAAATACTTTTGGTTctgtagaatcgtatgagttgtaccacaatcagcaatgcatatatcttcagaatccattctgtatataattaagaaacataatttatttgataagaacaTAACACACT
This sequence is a window from Apium graveolens cultivar Ventura chromosome 9, ASM990537v1, whole genome shotgun sequence. Protein-coding genes within it:
- the LOC141685120 gene encoding secreted RxLR effector protein 161-like, with product MDKSHPLTTPMVVRSLELDKDPFRPREDDEEVLGPEIPYLGVIGALMYLANNTRPDIAFAVNLLARFSSAPMDRHWNGIKHIFHYLRGITDFGLFFPKNSTSQLIGYGDAGYLSDPHFGESQTGYVFTYYGAAIS